A genomic segment from Spinacia oleracea cultivar Varoflay chromosome 3, BTI_SOV_V1, whole genome shotgun sequence encodes:
- the LOC130469094 gene encoding protein FAR1-RELATED SEQUENCE 9-like, with translation MINTFKLEKDDWFNRLYGLKEKWCTALSKDFFSAGILSSQRSESTNHAVGFKANKSTTLTEFYSIFQATINRWRKTEEKDDFDCTRGIPTSELSMSAILKQAANVYTITLFRDFEEEFKLSVASSTMFKGSVGRTVFFEVWIEGITGSRQEVQYKMEDSTVTCTCKNFEESGWLCFHCLRILHIHSINTIPDRYITTRWTRYAKKQIWERVDTIKREKGEINNFTGWRLHMIRRYYNLILKGHKIAKARKFIEEKFKMDNKAVDEIIKKEEERKAKEEAAKIAEQEKAKAEAQRETQDGESTNSEITIVLDPDRANTKGKSKKRIKGQYDNYKQPSKKGKKKHKEFGSKTPNIQLFTPKEQLF, from the exons ATGATCAACACTTTTAAGCTGGAAAAAGATGACTGGTTCAACAGATTGTATGGTCTTAAAGAAAAATGGTGTACagctttaagtaaagattttttttctgCCGGTATACTTTCTTCACAAAGAAGTGAAAGTACAAACCATGCTGTTGGTTTTAAAGCAAATAAAAGTACAACATTAACAGAGTTCTATAGTATTTTTCAAGCTACAATAAATCGATGGAGAAAAACCGAAGAAAAAGACGACTTTGACTGTACAAGGGGAATACCAACTTCAGAGCTAAGTATGAGTGCTATATTAAAACAGGCAGCAAATGTATACACGATAACACTTtttcgtgattttgaagaaGAGTTCAAGCTTTCTGTGGCAAGTAGTACAATGTTCAAGGGAAGTGTAGGAAGAACAGTGTTTTTTGAAGTGTGGATAGAAGGAATAACAG GATCAAGGCAAGAAGTTCAATACAAAATGGAAGATTCAACCGTCACTTGCACATGCAAAAACTTTGAAGAATCTGGATGGTTGTGCTTCCATTGTTTAAGAATATTGCATATACATTCAATCAATACAATTCCAGATCGTTACATAACAACAAGATGGACTAGATATGCAAAGAAACAGATATGGGAAAGGGTTGATACAATAAAAAGGGAGAAAGGTGAAATCAACAATTTTACTGGTTGGAGATTACATATGATCAGAAG ATACTATAACTTAATTTTGAAAGGGCATAAGATAGCAAAGGCCAGAAAATTTATCGAGGAGAAGTTTAAAATGGATAATAAAGCAGttgatgaaatcataaaaaaggaagaagaaaggaaggcaaaagaagaagcTGCAAAGATAGCAGAACAAGAAAAGGCAAAAGCTGAAGCACAACGAGAAACACAAGACGGGGAATCAACTAATTCTGAAATAACAATTGTGCTTGATCCTGATCGTGCTAATACTAAAGGAAAGAGTAAGAAGAGAATAAAGGGTCAATATGACAATTACAAGCAGCCatcaaagaaaggaaaaaagaaacacaaagaaTTTGGATCCAAGACACCCAATATTCAATTATTTACAcctaaagaacaactattttag